TTCCGTTGCTTCACATTCTCCCCAAcataaggtatcttcagtgtttttgatcttagtcattctgacaggtttaagatggtatctcagaattgttttgatttgcatttccctgatgactaaggatgttgagcaattccttaaatgtttttcagccatttgagattcttctgttgagaattctctgttaagctctgtagcccattttttaattggattgttcagtattttgatgtctagctttttgagttctttatatattttggagatcagccttctatcagatatggggttggtgaagatcttttcccattctgtaggctgatcAGACACTTTTCTAAACAGCCTCAATGTTCACCAGTTCTGCTCATCTCCTTGTGCTTCACACTAGCATTCTGTACATACAATGTATTAGAAGTTAAATTCCTCTTCACATTCAGGGCAgatcatctctttctttcttttttttttttttttttttttttttttttttttttttttttttttttttgtttttctagacagggtttctccatgtagttttggtgcctatcctggatttagctctgcagaccaggctggcctcaaactcacagagatccgcctgtctgtgcctcccaagtgctgggattaaaggcatgcaccaccgccgccaAGGCTTTTCATCTCTTTCACTATCTATAGATTGTGTTCACCTTCAGAACACTGGACTATCATTTACATATACCTTTCTTGCCATCTTTTGTGGGAAAATCTTCAGCTTGAAATTTAGAAGGTGTTAAAATAAATGCTATTGAATAAATAATGTACAACtggcatgtatttatgtgcattcCTGCTCCAATGTTGctacaaacttttaaaatttattttgtttattaattttacaaCCACACTTCCAACCACAGTTCCATTTCCCTCTCCACCTCCTACTCCACATCTATCTCCCCCACTCCAACCCTATCTGCTCCTCAGAAAGGGCAAGGCctaccatggggagtcaacaaggccCTGCATgttcagttaaggcaggaccaacacccccccccattcccacatcaaggctgagcaaggcatcccaccatatagaatgggcttcaaaaagccagctcattcaccagGTATAGATCCTGGCCCCACTGCCAGTGGTCCCACAAACAGACAAGGCTGCAAAACTGCCTGTCACCCACATGtagaggtcctagtccagtcccatgcagggcccccagctgtcagtctagtgTCCCTGTGCTCCCACAAGTCGGGTCATCTGTCTCTctgagtttccccatcatgatctttgctagggaaattcccataaatccacaagggtgaccctagctaagacacttTGCAGTAGTAGAGAGGGTGTTttaactggccttcccctgtaatcagattggtgactatacTAACTGCTATCACAGAGTCTTCCTCCAGttcctgatggaagcagatgtagagatccacagccaagtaccaggccaagctaagggagtccagtcaaagagagggcaGAGGGATTATGGAAACAACTGGGGTCAAGATCATGCTACAAGCTCTTATACttctgtttatttggtttactGTAGGCCTTTTGCACCTGGTTATGAATCTCTTTCTATAAATTTAAGaagtttccttctttcattttattgaaaataagtaaatagggcAGGAAGTCCCACCTCGCTCCTCTTGGGCTTCTTTCCTTCATGCTACTATCCAGGTAGTAGGACTCTCAGATGAGTCTAGGATCTAGCTGGAGGCTCCAGGAGTGTGACTCCCTCAGGAGCTGGGTAGATATTAGGAGTAGGAAGAGTGCACCTAATTGGCGATGCCAAAGAGGAAAGTTACAGAGGCTCTGGGTGGGCCTCACAGGAAGGAGCAGACCTACCTCCAGCTCACTGGAAGCTCACTCTGCTAAAACAGTTTTATATTCTGAATTCAGGACATTTCTGACCTTACAATGGTAAAGGTTAGTTCCAGtgtctaatattttttttttaatttagaagacATGAAAGCAATCAACAAACTCAGAAAGCTGTCACATGGACCTGACAATTTTCCAGGAATCTATAAAAGTCATGCTATTGACTTGTATCTCCTTTTGCATGGCAATTTAAAAGGTGAGATGATTTTGAATTAATCAAGTTCAATAGAGAGCAGATGTCTCAGttgtcctttcctttttcataCATCCTAGATAATTTCATTAGTCAGAGCATATGGGACCAAACACAGCCTAAGAATCCATTAATTCTATGAATTGCATCATTTGAAATGTGCCATTCACTGTTTCCACCATGTTACTGTCTTAAATACCCATTAGATTATGACCTGTGATTGACAGTTGCATGTGGCAAGGTTCTGTTTCCTCTATCATGATAACTTTACAAAACACCCATAACAGTACTTTAGTAAAGTAGGCAcagaaaaacaaacgaacaacaaaCACCTATTGACTCATTAGACTTCATATGAAACCTAAACATTGTTTAAGGGCCACGTAGATGAATAATCAAAAGTTTTAACTTTCTAATATCACCAATACGATGTTaggtaaattaaatataaaacatgctATAAAATGTTCAAGGGAAAATACTATACAATTCTGATtatattttcttcctccaaattAGATATTTACTTGGGAGCCTGTGATCTATTATCTATCAAACAGCATGGTGAAAACACCAGTACTTGGAATAGATATAAGATTACGTGAGGCACTGGTGTTAGCTGTTACTGTAGTAACATACTGCCTGGGAtaaaaatgtcatgttttgtgttttaatcATCTTATGAATGATATAGGAGTATAACTAgtcattttattcatattttcattggATAATTGTGGAATATTATGTAGTATTAGTttaaaggagagggaagggatgagagggggatatGTGGcctgtatgtaaaatgaataaaaaatttcttaataaaaaaagaatttaaaattttaagttcaagcagataaatgtttattttatgaaaatactatctaaataaacataattattatTGGTTTGTAAGGAAGTGATTATATACCTTTGCTTGTAGTATGAAACATTTGTACTTGACTTTTGAATGCCACACCTCTATGAACCCTCTATAGTGAAATATTTCTGAGCATTATTATTAAATGAATATGATGAAACACACAATATTAATTATGGTTTATTATTATGAGTATTAAACTAAATATATCATACAAAATGCATATCTCATGACATAAAGTATGCATTCCAAAAATAATTGTTATGCTTTTACTAAAGAATTAAAATCTCATTTTAGAATTAcggcaaaataattttatttaaaactaatagaAAATACTGCTGAGAAACAAGAAGAATACGAAAACTTATAATTAACAAAAGCCttaatgggagggggagggggcgagagtgggagaacaggggaatctgtggctattatgttgaactaaatgatgttgtaaaataaatttacttaaaataaaaaaaataaaaaaataaaaaaaaaagttgtgaggCACAAACAGGTGACAATTGAGAACTGGTCAGACCCCTGAAGAAGATgttcctgctcctgcttctcctggtggctgtCCTTCCAGTCAGCACTGAAGGAGGAGAAATCTTTTGGGGTACAGAGTCCAAACCCCACTCCCGGCCCTACATGGCATTCATAAATTTTTATGATAGTCAATCAGAACGGAAGCGATGTGGTGGTTTCCTGGTGAGAGAAGACATCGTCATGACCGCCGCTCACTGTAATGGAAGGAATATAACTGTAACCTTGGGTGCTCACAATATCAAGAAACAGGAAAACACACAACTCATCTCCGTTCATAAAGCCATCCCTCACAAGAGCTATAACAGTAAAACACGGGTCAATGACATCATGCTCCTGAAGTTGAAACACAAAGCTAAACTCAATGGTGTTGTGAAGACCATTGCCCTTCCGAAGAGCCAGGACTGGGTGAAACCTGGGCAAGTGTGCACAGTGGCAGGCTGGGGAACCCTGGCCAATTGTAGCCTGTCTAACACACTTCAGGAAGTAAACCTAGAAGTTCAAAAAAGTCAGACATGCCAAGCAATGTCCAAAAACTACAAGGACTCCATCCAGATCTGTGTGGGAAATCCCAAGGAGAAGAAGGCTACTGCTGGGGGAGATTCAGGGGGACCCTTTGTGtgtcacaatgtagcccagggcATTGTCAGTTATCACTATTGTACTGGAAAACCTCCTCGGGTATTCACCAGAATCTCAAGCTTTCTAGCTTggattcaagaaaaaatgaaactccTTCAACAACCCTAGAAGACAAGCCCTGTGTCTAGGGTAGTATCCAACATCCTGGGGCACAGCTACCTgaatcttaataaagaaaatctgtcttcacaacaacaaaaaaaaaaaaaaaaaaaaaaaaaaaaaaaaagccttaataAGGTAAAAATCGAGAAAGTACTGTGTAAGTACTTAAAAGGCCAGGGTTTAAAGGTTGTCTGTATAATTTGATGTCTAACCACTCACATCCCTACTGAAGGGGAAAAAACCCTGAGAAGCTTGTTTTCATGCCTCCCCAAAGGTAGTAAAATTAATTAGGGAGATGTGCAGGCTGCTGATTCACTTGATTATATGTAACTACCTAAAGTGCAAAATTTTCCTACAGCCTCAAGGAGTTTCGGTTGATTCATCACCTCTCTCAGAGGGTTGATCATTGCAAATGGCTTTATTGACCTGTGGCTTGGTGCAGCATCACATGCTCCAGTGAAGCAAGTCATAAACAGCTGCTAAGTGCAGGTGAGAAGTCGCCACAGAAAATTCCAGGACTGCATCAGCACTTCTCAGCCATCAGGCCCCCATGCTGTCACAGATTTCTGAACTTCCTCAGAGACATAGTTTTGAAAGTGACTTGCCCTAAAATAACATGTATTCCAGGACTTTGTAACTTCTAGAAAATCACAGAGAATACACTGTTCACTCTACATATGTGGATCTGATAGTCACACTCACAATTAATTTTCAATGCTTTGTTCTGTGACAATGAAATCTCAAGCCTAATAAATTTTGAGAAACCAAGAAACTATTCTCAAAGAGTAACCATAGATATAGCTGAGAAATTACATGCCTAAAcatcacaacaacaaaactaaaccaGTATCTACTAAACATCAAAGGAAATTCAGTAGCAGGGCAAACTGGGAGAGACATCTCAGGATAATGAGCCAATTGACCAAGTAGCCTTGTCAGAGGCCATGTCCCAAATTCTCTATGTCACCTGAGACTTGGCATATCATGAACAATGGCTTTTTCAGCTTACAGCTCCTCAGGGAACCAGAAGCCATAAGAAGTCCCCCTGCTAAGGTCCTTTTAGCAAGCAAGTATgcaaagagcagagagagggaactAGTCTGAActcatttcatgttttctttctctttcacgtCTTTTTCtttacccccctcccccaccatgtgtgtgtgtgttcatctacCCAACCGTGAGCTTCACATAACACAGCTGgaatgtggagttcagaagacaacctcaggtgcTAATTCTTACcatgcacataattaaagataGGGTCTGGGCTTTTCTATCAGGTATGCCAGACTTTATAGCCCACAGACTTCTGTGTACTGCTTTCtcactgccttctctctctctgctggaaCAATGTACTTCAAACTGTAACTCCAGGCATCCAGTTCTGAAGAGGTTCTGGGGACTTAAACTCACATGTTTTTATGTCAAGTTCTTtaacccaatgagccatcttctAAGCCTCAGAGtgcatccattttttttaaccaggtcTCGACTGCTTCCTTAAATACTATTCTGTTGTTTGCACATCGTCCTACTAGGAAGGCGAAATCACCCTCATATGTTTTGATAGCACTGACATTCCATACCTCTTCTACTTAGAGCTCCTTTTGTCCTGTTTACTCCAGACATATGACAATTGTAaagaaataagttttttttttttttttggttagagaTGATTATCTAATATTTATTTAGTAGCCAGGatggttaaaattatttttatgcattGTAAGAGCTCCAGTTGATTTTGGAAAAAATAACTTGCCAAGGACACAAGTGAAAAAGGTTTTCATACAACATGTAAAAAGACATATTAAAACCCAATTAGATAACAAAAAAGGCCAAGTACAATATTGATGGAAATCAGGATAGAAGTTTAAGTAGTAACAGATATAGAAAACTTACTGTCTTGCTCATCTACATTTCTTATTTAGCCAACAtctatgtagctggagaatttttctccagctcccgctgccaagtcccgccagtcccggagcccacttataaaataaacacacagactcttacattatttaaactgcttggccattagctcaggcctatcattgtctagctcttactcttatatttaacccatttctattaatctttactttgccacgtgactcgtggcttacctgtactttacatcttccttgtcctggcggcggctccaggcggtctctcttttctccctccttcctcaattctcctctcttccttgtcccgcctatacttcctgcctgttcactggccaatcagtgttttatttatatagagcgatatccacagcacatctaCGACTAGAGCTGCCCACAGTGTGCTGCCAGTCAAACCCATATCAGGAATCAATGAACATAATCTACAGATACATGTCTGATCTGATCAATCACTCAAGTAAGACTccatcttcccaggtgattcttaGGTATGCCAAGTAGTCAATGAAAACTATCAAGTACCATCTGCTGTTGTCAAATTGCCACATAAACACATCACCATTAGcctttatttgcttgtttttcccAAAGACTTCATGTTAAtaccaacatacacacaaaaatgcttCTCCTGCACTCAGTACTTTAGAATAGATATCTAAGCAATTTAGTAAATGAAATGTATTCTCTCataataatgttaaaaaaaatcatacttagGATTGTGGAATAACAGAACTGTttactttgtcaaaaatcaaacaTTATCcactttttctttcaaaacaaattCTTAGTGTTTAAGAAGTTCACACATTCGTATGGTGTCTTGATCAAATCCCTCTTCTATCCCCCTATTTCTTCCTATTCTGCCTACTACATTAATCTTTCAATTTCctctattttttaaacacacagagTTCACTTAGTGATTCTTGATGTGCTCTGGTATATGAGCATCTATTGCAGTATGGGTAACCTTGTCATGCCCATGTCACTGAAGAAACCCGATTCTTCTGTCTGAAATTAGTTTCAAATTAGTTCTCAGCTAAGGCTGAGACTTCAAAGCTTCCCTCTCATCCTCGCTAGGGTTTTTGCTGGTATAATACTGTGTGGATCTTCTACATGCAATCACACTTGCAACAAGTTTATTTGCTCTTGGTCCTGTATGTCCAGCAATCACTGTTTCTCTGACATTGTGCACTGGCTCTTAAAATATGCCCATCCACTCTTCTCAAATGATGACTCCACACTGGAAGAAGGGGTTGTGATGTATGTGTTCGATACTCTACAGTCACTCATTCTCTGTACATTGATTGATCATGCATCTCTATATTAATTATCATCAACTCTAAAAAGACTTTTCTCTGATGAGCATATAGAGATACATTTATATATGGGTACAAAGATAAACTAAAGAGAcagtttaatattaatttaattttgcaaaataatcAGTTAAGATTATACCATGGATCCTATGGCCTAGGCATTCATGGCTTTTTGTCTCAGTTAATGCTGTCAGACATAGGTTCCATTTTGTGAAATGGGCTGAAAATCCCATAGGAAAACGATTAATTTACTCCTATAGCATTCATAACAATGTTGCCCTAGCAGGCATGTTCTACAAGGTTAACAATTGTTGTACTTTTCATTGTTCACAGATGTAGAAGATTACTAATTCCTTTTCTCCCTTATTAGTGCACACAGAACTTTCAAGCACTGTAACTACTAGCGAAAAAGGGATTAAGTTTCCAGATCAGAACTAGCTTCATATTTCTTCATGTCTCAAGTATGTGCCACATTCAGCAATAGGGTTTTACATCAAGTTTAGAGGGTattcaaaaacaataacaatagcctgtaatattccatgctcaataaaatattccacatattctgtagttcttttATGAAGTTATTGACAACATTAAGAAGTTGCACTCTCTGTACTAAATATCATACAGTTAAAAAATAGGAGACAGTACGTTGTACAAGACACGCCATTGGTGTTGACAGGAAGTATTTTCCAATGCTAAATGTGTGAGACTTCATATATAAAggtattatttaaaaagaaatagaccCTGCAACTTACAGGTTAGCCTGGAAACTAGCTACACAAACAGATTTCCACATGGGATGAGCACATTGAACTAATCTGCTTAAATTTATATGACATTCTAGCCCCTCCTTTtattccctccacacacacatgactcgGTCTAGCAAATCATCTTGATGTTTACATTTAATTGTTGATGTGTTCTGCTACTGTTTGTTTCaatgttaaataaatacataataaaattgaattaaagaACTGTTCACTGTGATAAATGGTTTCAAGTAGTATCCCCTAGGCTTGAAAATTATTTGCTGATATATTTAAGGTTATTATTCATAAGTTTAACCCAAGCAACTGGTTGCTGCACTATATTTCACATGCATAAACATCTGATAAGGGAGCGCTATTGCCTTAggcagctcattttttttttttcaaaattgatcCAGTATAGTAGTAATCCCAAAAAAGCTTAACCAATTCTTGCTATTAATCTAATTCTATTCTAATCTTCAGGCaaacatttgaataaaaaattctAGAGGTAATGTTCAAAGTATAGCCGatcatatcctccattactaaaAATGACCAAGCAAAGTATATGCATCAATTATCAATTTTAACACacattataaaatatagaaaattagaTGGTATGTCATCATTAAAACTGTTTGAAATTTAACTGTACACATATTCCATAATCTTTGAACAGTGAATTGTATGTGTAGTGAAAAGgaccagccaaagaaacacatcttgaccctgaaaccagggtcagagaaagaaacacattttggcTCTGAGACCAGAGCAGAAGAAACACACTCTGACCCTGAAACTAGAGCCAATAAAACATAATTTGgcactgaaaccagagccagtgaaagaaaaccACCGTCGTCCTGAAAACAGAGCCAAAAGgttaaaaagggccagtgaaagaaacacactttggaactgaaaaaagaaataaagaaatacactCTGCCCTGACCAGTTCAGCATGAAAGCCAACCAACCACTGAGGATaaaatccagccaatctctgaATTTGTTCAAGATCAaggattgaaatctgaccaatgCTCATCCTGAAAATGGTCACCCTGTAAAAACTCTGActctaagaagccctatataagccctgtacctgttcagttgggcattttttttttccatcttgtcTGATGCAGCCACTCTTCTCTAGTCCTCCCTCCCAATAAAACCCTTGAATGAgtttttttgtgaagcagggcAGAGAAGCAACAACTTTCACCAGACAACGAGTAAACTGCTACATCTCTGTGGAGATTTCCCTCTTAGTAGAATGAAGCAGAGGAGCAACAACTTTTGCCAGAGCAGAGAAACAATGCATTCTCTGTGGGGAAACGCCCTTAACACTGTGGAGCGGAGCTGAGCTGTAAAGGCTCTCTTGGCTCTCTCAGAGAGGAGCAAGATGGCTACATGCCTGTGGGGAAACCATCTTCCACCTGAACACAGCTATAGTTACAGACTGACTTCGGACAGCCAGGATACCTTTCTTTTCACAGATATAGTTATAGACTGGCTTCCAacagccaggatacctttccctccacaCCTATACCACTTACAATTATAGCCTGACTTCTGACAGCAGGatacctttctcttcagagctgtaacacttgcagtATGCTTTGGTAATATGTTCGTCTGCCTTCCTTTCCATACATTATAGTTCTAAAATACTCATAGAGGGCCACTCTTCATTCTCTTCTGTACTAGAGATATTTTTCTCAACTTTACACAGTCATGGTGAACTTCCACTCTCCTCTTGATCAACCCTGCATATTTGTCAGTTATTTCAGAGACAACTCACACATGAAGGCCTGTGCATTCCCTTTGCAGACTGAGCAAAGAAAAAGGCAATTAATTAACTTCTTTAAAATTTCCCCCAGCTTTCAAAACATCTTGCCTCTGAAAATAATTGTTGAATTCTTGCATGCAATATTCATTTGTAATTTGGGGGGATATGAAATTCCCAGAAGCATCCTTGTGCTTTTCCCCCATTTAACATGCTCACTCTAAGACTTAGAAATCAAATGTGAGGGTGACAGCACCAAGCAATTAAATGTTCATTAAGTGCTTTCAGAAATTAGGGAAGGAACCAGAGGGTAGGTAAACAAAACAACTCTATTTAGTGTGATTTGAATATCtcttaaaattcatttatgaCTCAATTACTACAGTGCCCAAATATGAAAGTTCAAATATTTGGAGTAATGAGAAATTAGTATTAATTgatacacaggaaataaatttTCAAGATTGTTATTGATTGTTCGAGATTGTTATTTTCTACTCCATTTCATCACTCTAGCATGTGGCTTGAAGAGAAACTTAGGAAAGACCCTTGTCACAGTGTGGTCACTAAATATTGAAAGGATTCAACCATGCCGGTTAACTGATTCATCCCATATTTTCCTAGGGAACATCATTCCTAATTGTGGAAATTAAAGGTTTCCAATCAAAGACCTTTGTAAATTGTAATAGAACAACTGTGATTGCAGATTCAAACACTCTTACATCTAAAACTGGTCCTACTGAGCACTTTGCTATTACTGTTTATGTGGTGAGTGATTGGCTTTGCTACATGGCTTCTACTGTTTAAGTGATGGACAACAACAGTGAGGCAAAGTTCCTAACTAGTCATGCAATCATACAATGACACATCTGATAATATGATGTTCCATAAGGCTAAGTAATAGATCtattaaatgcattttcaatatatagtattttatggtactttttaaagtttattaaaacTTTCTTATAAAGAgcttgtaaattaaaaaaagaaaagacatcagGCCATAAAAACATCGTGAAGGTTGATTTCCTTAAGAAGGCATTATCCAAATATAAGAATACTAAGTGAGATTTGTACATATTTCATTGATcaacaaaagagatttttttttactatgcaaAAAAGCCTATTGAATTATCATCCCTGGTATATGATTTATGTAACCACATTTAGTCAAATCCAATATTATATTTTCTCAACCTCCATTTAGTCCTTTTATGATATACTAACACACTTTCTGACTTTTTAGGGATATCAATTAACAAACATGAATGTGGTTTAGAAGATATGTCATTTTTTTAGATGAAATATGATTAGGTATGTTGACAATGTGTGTTGAGCTCTAGGTATAATTAATGAGGTCAGGAAATAGGGAAGAGTACGGTAGATATACAGGGAAATGGGAAACCTTTCAAGCCAAGTCCCACAAGTGATTAACTACTTTATCTACAagtgaggtcagcttggtctccTCAGACAAGGAAGAAGGGATACTTCTGTTGACAAGAGAGGTTTAGGGAAAGTCAGTTTAggggtggcggcggtggcggcatcctccagaggcacagagagggctTGGAGTCCAGCCTGCtgactggaatggctacctactacagtgTGTTTCTCTTGGCCTGTTTTCTTGCTCACCTCTAAGCTCTCACACACAGTGAAAATCAGCAATCCACCTTGGAGTCTCAGAATCAACATTACAAGTAAATAGTTAAGGAGAACTAACTGGGCTACTAAAGCCATGCTTCCAAAAATCCTTTATCACCACCAGTAGACATGATTGGCTACTTGACTAGTTGAAAACTCCATTACTTGATGTATATATTCTACACACTATAcactatcaaaacaaacaaacaaacaaaaacctcatcaCTGCTGAAGGGCAAGGGCATTATCATATAAACAACTTGGAACATTATAAATTATCCATTTCCTTGACTTCCCAACTCTACTGTTACCAACTTCCAGACTCAATACTCTTTAATAACTATTGTGTCAAAATTCACAAAGCAAAAGGGTTATTTCATTGGGAATTTTAATATAT
The Peromyscus leucopus breed LL Stock chromosome 11, UCI_PerLeu_2.1, whole genome shotgun sequence DNA segment above includes these coding regions:
- the LOC114692456 gene encoding granzyme-like protein 2, which translates into the protein MFLLLLLLVAVLPVSTEGGEIFWGTESKPHSRPYMAFINFYDSQSERKRCGGFLVREDIVMTAAHCNGRNITVTLGAHNIKKQENTQLISVHKAIPHKSYNSKTRVNDIMLLKLKHKAKLNGVVKTIALPKSQDWVKPGQVCTVAGWGTLANCSLSNTLQEVNLEVQKSQTCQAMSKNYKDSIQICVGNPKEKKATAGGDSGGPFVCHNVAQGIVSYHYCTGKPPRVFTRISSFLAWIQEKMKLLQQP